Proteins from one Naumovozyma castellii chromosome 3, complete genome genomic window:
- the NCAS0C00990 gene encoding uncharacterized protein (ancestral locus Anc_8.738), with the protein MTVESCPSQLFDSFRGPNFFIFCSLEDRKRELNSKIKQLLNNTKTRSFESYDDYFMNNYMLYENVSDSDSDIEENKEIWHSSNTAQHENHEWIPQDIYEIAPKNRVTAGLSISSIIPEDKRRSRATQQQEITAEEMKAKRRILNAAKIRNLKSSVVPKVRKPFRMSDWLLQENMKYRSATENDLVPVVSRVSVEELESSDRMQQLLAKFK; encoded by the coding sequence ATGACAGTGGAATCATGTCCCTCACAACTGTTCGACTCATTTCGTGGCcccaatttttttattttctgctCTTTGGAAGATAGGAAAAGAGAATTAAACTCCAAGATAAAACAATTGCTAAATAATACTAAAACAAGAAGTTTCGAATCATATGATGATTATTTTATGAACAATTATATGTTGTATGAAAATGTATCGGATTCTGACTCCGATATTGAGGAGAATAAGGAAATTTGGCACTCTTCTAATACTGCACAGCATGAAAATCATGAATGGATACCTCAGGATATTTATGAAATAGCTCCAAAGAATAGAGTCACTGCTGGTTTATCAATTTCCAGCATAATTCCTGAGGACAAAAGGAGGTCGAGGGCCactcaacaacaagaaattaCAGCTGAGGAAATGAAGGCGAAAAGAAGGATCTTGAATGCTGCTAAAATTCGAAACCTCAAATCATCTGTAGTCCCAAAGGTCAGAAAACCGTTTAGAATGTCTGATTGGTTGCTACAGGAGAACATGAAATATCGATCTGCTACTGAAAATGATTTAGTTCCTGTGGTTAGCCGTGTGAGTGTCGAGGAGCTCGAGTCTTCAGACAGAATGCAACAGTTACTAGCGAAATTCAAATAG
- the ERG8 gene encoding phosphomevalonate kinase (ancestral locus Anc_8.737), producing MESKKTNKRAFSAPGKALLAGGYLVLDPKYKAYVVALSARMHAVIQSHEIPGTKNPRVTVTSPQFNNDQWVYVFDKNSCEIKKADNTSRNPFIGAVLDNIFAYFEGTNEFSSDVDIKIFSDPEYHSSEGSIAKSNGRRTFNFYKRSINEISKTGLGSSAGLVTVLTAALFSLFNSYLDVSNKQMLQTIHNISQISHCQAQGKVGSGFDVAAATFGSIIYQRFEPKLILDLPKDTFSMEYRNALRRLVNETDWNFAADNIKLPSGLRLYMGDVRGGSETVKLVGKVNAWYDSNLPRSLNIFERINDGNMSFVYALNELNKLSQKDPNRYETLQKNIKDGSMEQEPILFKMKNAIKQIRENFVIITKESGADVYPEAQTRLLDACEALPGVLMACIPGAGGYDAISLLTTSDTDLNILTKGHAEFENVTWLNLKQANLGLEEENSTDYENL from the coding sequence ATGGAATCCAAGAAGACAAATAAAAGAGCATTTAGTGCACCTGGGAAAGCACTCTTGGCAGGTGGTTATTTGGTTTTAGACCCAAAATATAAGGCATATGTCGTGGCACTTTCTGCCCGGATGCATGCAGTTATCCAATCTCATGAAATACCAGGCACTAAAAACCCTCGAGTAACTGTAACAAGTCCCCAGTTTAATAATGATCAATGGGTGTATGTCTTTGATAAGAACAGTTGTGAAATTAAGAAAGCCGACAATACATCTCGGAATCCATTCATTGGCGCTGTGCTGGACAATATATTTGCTTATTTTGAAGGTACAAATGAGTTTTCTTCCGATGTAgatatcaaaattttctctGATCCTGAATATCATTCATCAGAAGGCAGTATTGCCAAAAGTAATGGTAGGAGaacatttaatttttacaaaaggtcaataaatgaaatttcgAAGACTGGATTGGGTTCTTCTGCGGGTCTCGTTACAGTCTTGACTGCGGCacttttctctttgttcAATTCTTATTTAGACGTGTCGAATAAGCAGATGTTGCAAACAATTCACAATATTTCACAGATCAGTCATTGTCAGGCTCAAGGAAAAGTTGGAAGTGGGTTTGATGTTGCAGCAGCTACTTTTGGATCCATTATTTATCAACGATTTGAGCCCAAGCTAATATTGGATCTCCCTAAGGATACtttttcaatggaataTCGTAATGCTTTGCGTAGACTTGTGAATGAAACTGACTGGAATTTTGCAGCGGATAATATAAAATTGCCCTCTGGACTACGACTTTACATGGGTGATGTGCGTGGCGGTTCTGAAACAGTGAAATTGGTTGGGAAAGTTAATGCTTGGTATGATTCTAACTTGCCCCGAAGTCtaaatatatttgagaGGATTAATGATGGGAATATGTCCTTTGTGTATGCActtaatgaattaaataagTTGAGTCAAAAGGATCCGAATAGGTATGAAACattacaaaaaaatataaaggATGGTAGTATGGAACAGGAACCTatacttttcaaaatgaagaatGCAATTAAACAAATTCGCGAGAATTTTGTAATCATTACTAAAGAATCAGGCGCCGATGTTTATCCTGAAGCTCAAACTAGGTTATTAGACGCTTGTGAAGCTTTACCAGGCGTTCTAATGGCTTGTATACCTGGTGCCGGGGGATATGATGCAATCTCTCTATTGACGACTTCAGATACAGATCTTAATATTCTGACAAAGGGGCATGCTGAGTTTGAGAATGTAACATGGTTAAACTTAAAGCAAGCCAATTTGGGATTGGAGGAAGAGAATTCTACAGATTATGAAAATTTATAG
- the ESC1 gene encoding Esc1p (ancestral locus Anc_8.736) has translation MSRSGSNSSKGTASENNFKLSIPRRGFKKYTSALPASRGSTIIKGRPFKVHKPTVTSHTLIYQTSSGHSRGNPMRNDSTKALDWIHSLINRGKTILSTVKDEEVSFQKQLKKERQMALDQENKVANILSNMDAYETSLRSSTEDYGTDTSFKNMNDTIRDSIINSSASYATDSEAANTDNVLLEEENEENSDASIIILSDGSSSDNESLPKEFEEDSEQELSEEDYSEHNSEEDIYLSEEDEIQSKSSESSHFSESEDEISSEHSEQLVEVQNNESSGRIQTANQLNDGENLTFAEKQEYDYQSEDSEERENTHDNESSGKDLNSEEEEDYMSEDSEGEHDMEASPINFQDFMKPRLGKLQPTEESNLRKDLKYESGSEISNASAEIEVENIESHSEDELSPHSDNANLQTEAIVDAQKQSKGELFEFLKDQNNDGETKHVDRESEIEIEVEEPDSYSDNYWKNAEEPVEELNDEIAYDHKIVEENYDVEEEESNIDNAMSEEYSIEEVETEGYQLEPIAQDTLNETKFQNLPHNLFDLQNIANQAFENIAGYPLNKDVIDQESDSEINSSIVPNQHITPHLNSPEFAEHIKHSIDNDDANPADVKEAKIRREISDGVQQKDDDIISHTEDNSVYYSTIENDDEIDNSASANTSERASHVEPMSGSEPDTVTDRINTKYEVIISESLYSPTSSEESVRLPTNYVSPFGSDPFSFQEGIEDANGLLKKTLSSIKQESSSTSSEDALSENSGTGVTPDDSDASEDKEETHHDEALKHGETRTSEENQSSDHRQNEWNSFSGKLGMYDERTDSEESDTNGNEIKVVKQDNRLRLNEEEIPLIKQHGVDKREGEMVDDANENEGSPDPHVENLTALGENREQIEGMENSKESISGGDSKVNIVPDSNNHTQPLQSIEEGKNENEMDVPVKEEMYELMRNTPEEIKGSSPKETENINISDESCSDVDKFSNLERNEKMKNEEFSPEDSSEHDEGRIPETAVLEPLPILVAPSTSLIKSQNSTSEEDTLRQKVYFSHINEGIISDAPQLKKPSLTHRLLSSPARAAESLVSSIIDIASAAKNFMEELDAINSDSSDISATHSESFQEENMDEDQQPIMESDGPMKTGTRVEEEEDTLQMNSVKEDNPNNEVIFQVDKLQQLAQSMRTTLPTGTTDVDFQENFDARLTNADYEGVAEHIGIDSETELPIEGEDLIDAEEKHSSKSPELNAAGSQQPVDATENIKPLMEYNIFSKVSQDDNTKFSNQGVPEENLTSEPPSDDEVGESFEFKNMTNPTINDINSEPESINESNIDANVEDDSNIRSELDIPINVQNEGNDVTDVKVSIKSDDNKMEIFETGDDDIEFIPSESVEFEKDDKIGNSETVGAARIETSEEKDVESPTTKPYTPPHGDETDVSVIASPTIGEEKIENPFSSVRSGKSPKKKNNRTTRKRKRKITDTPTRVGTKVQKKDTKNSKKGGKKKVKDKKK, from the coding sequence ATGTCTAGAAGTGGTAGCAACAGCTCAAAAGGGACAGCCTCCGAGAATAATTTTAAGCTAAGTATCCCCAGAAGGggtttcaaaaaatataccTCGGCCTTGCCAGCTAGTAGAGGGTCCACCATCATTAAGGGTCGTCCATTTAAAGTCCATAAGCCAACCGTTACAAGCCATACGCTAATTTATCAAACATCCAGTGGCCATTCAAGGGGAAATCCAATGAGAAATGACAGTACTAAAGCACTAGACTGGATCCACTCTCTCATTAACAGAGGTAAAACCATATTATCAACTGTAAAGGACGAAGAGGTTTCATTCCAAaagcaattgaaaaaagaaCGACAAATGGCATTAGACCAGGAAAATAAGGTTGCAAATATTCTCAGTAATATGGATGCATATGAGACTTCCCTGCGAAGTAGCACTGAAGATTACGGTACGGATACCTCATTCAAAAACATGAATGATACCATTCGAGACAGCATCATAAACTCAAGTGCTAGCTATGCCACTGACTCAGAAGCAGCAAATACAGATAATGTTCtattagaagaagagaatgaaGAGAATAGTGACGCATCCATCATAATCCTATCAGATGGAAGTAGTTCTGATAATGAATCACTTCctaaagaatttgaagaagatagTGAACAAGAACTATCGgaagaagattattcaGAGCACaattcagaagaagatatctATCtttcagaagaagatgagatCCAATCGAAATCTTCTGAATCAAGTCACTTCTCAGAAtcagaagatgaaatttcatcagAGCATAGCGAACAGCTCGTTGAAGTCCAGAATAATGAGTCTAGCGGAAGGATACAAACTGCTAATCAACTAAATGATGGCGAAAACTTAACTTTTGCAGAGAAACAAGAATATGATTACCAAAGTGAAGATTCCGAAGAGAGAGAAAACACTCATGACAATGAGAGTAGTGGCAAGGACTTGAATAgtgaggaagaagaagattataTGAGTGAAGACTCTGAGGGAGAGCATGATATGGAAGCTTCCCCCATAAATTTCCAGGATTTCATGAAACCTCGTTTAGGAAAACTTCAACCCACAGAAGAAAGTAATCTTAGAAAAGACCTTAAATACGAATCTGGAAGCGAAATATCCAATGCATCTGCCGAAATTGAAGTGGAAAATATCGAATCTCACTCTGAGGATGAACTATCTCCGCATTCAGACAATGCTAATCTGCAAACAGAAGCTATTGTAGATGCACAAAAACAGTCTAAAGGTGAactatttgaatttttgaagGATCAGAACAATGACGGAGAAACCAAGCACGTAGACAGGGAGTCTGAAATAGAGATAGAAGTAGAGGAACCAGATTCTTACTCAGacaattattggaaaaatgcCGAAGAGCCAGTCGAAGAGCTCAACGATGAAATAGCGTATGATCATAAAATAGTAGAGGAGAATTATGATGTggaggaagaggaaagtAATATTGATAATGCTATGAGTGAAGAATATTCGATTGAAGAAGTGGAGACTGAGGGATATCAATTGGAACCTATTGCCCAAGATACATTGAATGAAActaaattccaaaatttacCCCACAATCTATTTGATCTCCAGAATATTGCGAACCAAGCATTTGAGAACATTGCAGGATATCCTTTAAATAAAGACGTTATTGACCAAGAGAGCGATTCAGAAATTAATAGCTCCATTGTTCCCAATCAACACATTACTCCTCATCTCAATAGCCCTGAATTTGCTGAACACATCAAGCACTCgattgataatgatgatgctaATCCTGCTGATGTAAAAGAGGCCAAAATTAGGCGAGAAATATCTGACGGAGTGCAGCaaaaagatgatgatatcaTAAGTCACACCGAGGATAATAGTGTATACTATTCCACAATAGAGAATGATGacgaaattgataattcaGCTTCAGCAAATACTTCTGAAAGAGCATCACATGTAGAGCCCATGAGCGGATCAGAACCAGACACTGTAACTGATAGAATCAATACGAAATATGAAGTTATTATCTCGGAATCGCTGTATAGCCCAACATCATCTGAGGAATCTGTTCGATTGCCTACTAACTATGTCTCTCCATTCGGTAGTGatccattttcttttcaagaGGGAATCGAAGATGCAAATGGCCTGCTTAAGAAAACACTTTCAAGTATTAAACAAGAATCTAGTTCCACATCCTCAGAAGATGCATTATCAGAAAACTCTGGAACAGGTGTAACGCCTGATGATTCCGATGCATCagaagataaagaagaaacacaCCATGATGAGGCTCTTAAGCACGGCGAGACTCGTACCTCAGAAGAAAACCAATCATCAGACCATCGACAAAATGAATGGAACTCATTTTCAGGAAAATTAGGAATGTATGACGAACGAACTGACTCGGAAGAAAGTGATACTAATGGAAATGAGATAAAAGTTGTCAAACAAGATAACCGCCTTCGGTTGAATGAGGAGGAAATTCCACTCATAAAACAACATGGGGTAGATAAAAGGGAAGGAGAAATGGTCGATGAtgcaaatgaaaatgaggGAAGTCCAGATCCACATGTCGAAAATTTGACTGCTTTAGGAGAAAATCGAGAGCAAATTGAAGGCATGGAGAATTCTAAAGAATCTATATCAGGGGGTGATAGCAAAGTAAATATTGTCCCAGATTCTAACAATCATACCCAACCTCTGCAATCAATAGAAGAAggtaaaaatgaaaatgaaatggatGTACCTGTGAAAGAAGAGATGTACGAATTAATGAGAAATACACCAGAAGAAATCAAAGGGTCATCACCAAAGGAAACTGAGAATATCAATATATCTGACGAATCATGTTCTGATGTAGATAAGTTCAGTAACTTGGAGAGGAAtgagaaaatgaagaatgaagaattttccCCAGAGGACTCCAGTGAGCACGATGAGGGAAGAATTCCAGAAACAGCTGTCCTAGAACCATTACCAATTCTAGTGGCACCTTCGACTTCCCTGATTAAAAGCCAAAATAGTACTTCCGAGGAGGACACACTAAGACAGAAAGTCTATTTTTCGCACATCAACGAGGGAATTATATCAGATGCACCTCAACTAAAAAAACCATCCCTAACTCATAGACTTCTCAGCTCACCAGCACGAGCTGCTGAGTCGTTAGTTTCAAGTATAATTGACATAGCCTCAGCTGCAAAAAATTTtatggaagaattagatgCTATTAATTCAGATTCTTCAGATATCTCAGCTACACACTCCGAAAGTTTCCAAGAAGAGAACATGGACGAAGATCAACAACCTATTATGGAAAGTGATGGCCCAATGAAAACTGGAACTCGTGTtgaggaggaagaggatACACTACAAATGAATTCTGTAAAAGAAGACAACCCAAATAATGAGGTAATATTTCAAGTGGATAAATTACAGCAACTAGCCCAGAGCATGAGAACAACTTTACCCACAGGTACTACAGATGTagatttccaagaaaatttcGATGCACGCTTGACTAATGCTGATTATGAGGGAGTCGCTGAACACATAGGCATTGATAGTGAAACTGAGTTACCTATCGAAGGAGAGGATTTGATTGATGCCGAAGAGAAGCACTCATCAAAATCACCCGAATTGAACGCCGCTGGTAGCCAGCAACCAGTTGATGCGacagaaaatataaagCCTCTAATGGAgtacaatattttctcGAAGGTTTCTCAAGATGATAATACCAAATTTTCTAATCAGGGAGTACCAGAGGAAAATTTGACATCTGAACCACCTTCGGACGATGAAGTAGGtgaatcatttgaatttaaaaatatgacTAATCCAACAATTAATGACATTAATTCTGAACCCgaatcaattaatgaatcGAATATTGATGCTAATGTTGAAGACGATTCAAACATAAGATCTGAATTAGATATTCCTATTAATGTTCAAAATGAAGGAAACGATGTCACCGATGTAAAAGTCTCTATTAAAAGTGATGACAATAAAATGGAGATATTTGAAACTGGAGACGATGACATTGAATTTATACCATCCGAATCAGTTGAgtttgaaaaagatgacaaaattggaaattctgAGACAGTTGGTGCTGCTAGGATAGAAACGTCTGAAGAGAAAGATGTTGAATCTCCAACAACCAAGCCATATACTCCCCCTCATGGGGATGAAACAGATGTTTCGGTGATAGCTTCACCTACTATCggagaagaaaagattgaaaacCCCTTTAGCAGTGTCAGAAGTGGGAAGTCgccaaagaagaaaaacaataGGACTACCAgaaagaggaaaagaaaaattacaGATACTCCTACTCGTGTTGGAACCAAAGTTCAGAAAAAGGACACAAAGAATTCGAAGAAGGGTGGCAAGAAGAAAGTtaaagataagaaaaaataa
- the TRS130 gene encoding transport protein particle complex II subunit TRS130 (ancestral locus Anc_8.735) — translation MSNVYGNVSISYFDPFDVFASVKKEFIKILSFENVHWKSPNGTVKTVNRLSVDLFPENDNNKNKHTTPYIKFIVINCISVDEYRAKVRPLLREWLPSTLQNSLKGSHVNMESKPIILLYANSEVIDSTLFKSVSLLDKFAKDFPDVQTLELRSVYKSPKERDEFWSQLSHHLKNQLINTFQRRLDYLKNLLKNSNTFERELLIRENLFELISSFELYDEGIEQLNIIKDRFIKNEKLELPKGNLEVPFELVTNVNRSISSMLSDKQLSKFEYYRYFFLREFNLLKLDNNLPTDLLTAYQLIQSFIVSIEINFSQSELLLEFKFFFFEAILKRLMSDNLIDHPLVHEIKGELLMKKRDCWLNGVLTNTDFALMDKSFINNPVPYTFEKAKSSFKDEETFHANFFNLTKELLSLFNKCEGRRQRIVDILSIEIGMLHYQRMEYERAVMLFMSCYEYYTQSNWDIIGFKILKVFVHSLVNCPSLKELTIDDEQVPVTTILSSSFLSVVRITADPEEKKIYWKKFVELRRKSQALEFSYPNSGFFDVENIGLVKLYGANEYGIEVTLKDIGFIEEVDIDFISLVVKNSMNEQICFRNSSQEKFNVDDDKHTLKTHEIIFGEFVPQKLEVSINGTTFVKEFINGTLPVINIEAIFDIENVTFSLQQARSLELGEYSLELGISNLDKVEDMRCKLKVNSLPNGSVDSLPISFSNEEQVSIYEISDPKKSPILVEYFLNAPTTSFSLQYTASFVRDGVSCKEVQNITVKCYLPISVSVEDIFKRDLFFFRFLLNSVHNDNPIIVYSSKLENSGEERYEIEGNFVPSSPVALSSDASESCFNCYKIRPKEGYLFDSQDKLSLKVKYNTLKEKFDCLITDAVLIQGDVDCFRQFEKWKLFWETKLLTQLSYDYKIFEEQSILKFTESTNISKFCKLLKEIPMEASVQRGMFECLKRVSRGIKMNSIDIDEYLKNLCPRELIVPVQLPEFEQLFSVELSMLNELYKKEGSLTIGTAVPFDVKVENLSKQWKHPRLESDTPEGNVFVFEIMTSNEWLVNGKKRVGLNSEDTEYQVSLIPLKKGYLSFPRVEITSADGGGARIDYLNAYETVLVF, via the coding sequence ATGTCAAATGTGTATGgaaatgtttcaataaGTTATTTTGACCCATTCGATGTATTTGCAAGTGTCAAGAAGGAATTCATCAAGATCTTATCCTTTGAAAATGTTCACTGGAAATCTCCAAATGGTACAGTGAAGACAGTGAACCGTTTATCAGTTGACCTATTCCCAGAAAATGAtaacaataaaaataaacatacCACACCGTATATTAAATTCATAGTGATCAATTGTATTTCCGTTGACGAGTATAGAGCTAAAGTACGTCCTCTGCTGAGGGAATGGTTACCAAGTACATTACAGAACTCACTAAAGGGCAGCCATGTGAATATGGAATCCAAACctattattttattgtaTGCCAATTCTGAAGTAATCGATTCTACTCTATTTAAATCAGTTTCTTTACTAGACAAATTTGCCAAAGATTTTCCCGATGTACAGACATTAGAATTAAGGTCAGTTTACAAGTCTCCGAAGGAGAGGGATGAGTTTTGGAGTCAATTAAGTCACCATCTCAAAAACCAACTAATTAATACTTTCCAGAGAAGATTAGATTATCTtaaaaatcttttgaaaaattcaaatacatTTGAAAGGGAATTGTTGATCAGAGAAAAtctatttgaattaatttcaagTTTTGAATTATACGATGAAGGtattgaacaattaaatataataaaagatAGATTCattaagaatgaaaaattggagtTACCTAAGGGTAACTTGGAGGTTCCATTTGAGTTGGTCACAAATGTGAATCGATCAATATCATCCATGCTGAGTGATAAGCAATTGTCTAAGTTCGAGTATtatagatatttttttcttagGGAGTTTAATTTACTGAAATTGGACAATAATTTACCAACTGACCTACTAACTGCCTaccaattaattcaatCATTCATTGTGTCCATAGAAATTAACTTCTCACAGTCTGAACTACTATTggaatttaaattctttttttttgaagctattttgaagagattAATGAGTGATAACTTGATCGACCACCCTCTTGTGCATGAAATTAAAGGGGAGctattaatgaagaaacgTGATTGCTGGCTTAATGGAGTTCTAACTAATACAGACTTCGCTCTAATGGACAAGTCGTTTATAAATAATCCTGTCCCATacacttttgaaaaagcTAAATCAAGCTTTAAGGACGAAGAGACGTTTCAtgccaatttcttcaacttaACCAAGGAACTTTTGTCTCTTTTTAACAAATGTGAGGGGAGACGCCAACGTATTGTTGATATATTatccattgaaattggaatgTTACATTATCAACGAATGGAGTACGAAAGGGCAGTTATGCTATTTATGTCATGCTATGAATATTATACACAATCCAATTGGGATATAATAGGATTTAAAATTCTGAAAGTTTTTGTCCATTCTTTAGTTAATTGCCCctctttgaaagaattgacaattgatgatgaacaGGTTCCGGTGACAACAATATTGAGTAGTTCCTTCTTAAGTGTGGTAAGGATAACTGCAGATCCggaagagaagaaaatttacTGGAAAAAATTTGTCGAACTTCGAAGGAAGTCACAAGCCTTAGAGTTTTCCTATCCAAATAGTGGATTTTTTGATgtggaaaatattggaCTGGTTAAATTATATGGTGCCAATGAATATGGTATTGAAGTTacattgaaagatattggCTTTATCGAGGAAGTGgatattgattttattaGTTTAGTCGTAAAGAATTCTATGAATGAGCAAATTTGTTTTCGAAATTCTTCTCAAGAGAAATTTAATGTGGACGATGACAAACATACCTTGAAGACTCATGAGATTATATTTGGCGAATTTGTTCCACAAAAATTAGAAGTTTCTATTAATGGCACCACTTTTGTAAAAGAGTTTATCAATGGTACACTACCTGTCATCAACATTGAAGCAAtctttgatattgaaaatgtcaCTTTCTCTCTTCAGCAGGCGAGGAGTCTTGAATTAGGTGAGTATTCGTTGGAGTTAGGAATTTCTAATTTAGACAAAGTTGAAGATATGCGTTGTAAACTTAAGGTAAACTCATTACCAAATGGTTCAGTAGATTCCTTGCCAATTAGTTTTTCCAACGAAGAACAGGTGTCCATATACGAGATAAGTGACCCCAAGAAATCTCCGATATTGGTGgaatatttcttgaatgCTCCCACAAcctctttttctttacaATACACTGCCAGTTTTGTACGTGACGGAGTATCCTGTAAGGAAgttcaaaatattacagTGAAATGTTACCTTCCAATTTCCGTCTCTGTAGAGGATATATTCAAGAGGGAtctatttttcttcagattTTTGTTGAATTCTGTCCATAATGATAACCCCATTATTGTATATAGTTCCAAATTGGAGAATTCGGGTGAGGAAAGGTACGAGATTGAAGGTAACTTCGTTCCATCTTCTCCTGTAGCTCTGAGTTCAGACGCTAGTGAAAGCTGTTTCAATTGCTACAAGATAAGACCCAAAGAAGGTTATCTATTCGATTCACAAGATAAGTTGAGTTTGAAAGTGAAATACAATACACTGAAGGAGAAATTTGATTGTCTCATCACAGATGCTGTACTAATCCAAGGTGACGTGGATTGTTTCCGTCAGTTTGAGAAATGGAAACTATTCTGGGAGACCAAACTTCTCACCCAGCTTTCCTACGATTACAAGATCTTCGAGGAGCAAAGCATTCTCAAGTTTACAGAATCCACTAACATCTCCAAATTTTGCAAACTCTTGAAGGAAATTCCCATGGAAGCCAGCGTCCAGAGGGGCATGTTTGAATGTCTGAAACGAGTCTCTCGTGGTATTAAGATGAACAGTATTGATATCGATGAGTATTTAAAGAACTTGTGCCCGCGAGAATTGATTGTCCCCGTTCAATTGCCTGAGTTTGAACAATTATTCTCGGTGGAATTATCTATGCTGAATGAGTTATACAAGAAGGAGGGGAGTCTTACAATAGGGACGGCGGTCCCGTTTGACGTGAAAGTGGAGAATCTGAGTAAGCAATGGAAACATCCCAGATTAGAAAGCGATACCCCAGAAGGGAACGTATTTGTGTTTGAGATAATGACAAGTAACGAGTGGTTAGTCAACGGTAAGAAGAGGGTCGGTTTGAATTCTGAAGATACGGAGTACCAAGTATCCCTGATCCCGTTGAAAAAGGGCTATCTGAGCTTCCCACGTGTAGAGATAACGAGTGCGGACGGTGGAGGGGCCAGAATAGACTACTTGAATGCATACGAGACAGTTCTTGTATTCTAA